A genomic stretch from Sulfuricurvum sp. includes:
- the dsbD gene encoding protein-disulfide reductase DsbD produces MRFLFLLIFSLSLYGFGFLQPEEAFKPKISVVDDDTVSIKIELGDKIYLYKDKLKIEDADPKDGIEFTKVSNTTKTVDHEGESVYEESPLIRIDLGKKGEVSGEKKLRVKLSFQGCSLAGLCYEPQQIVLEIPINADKLTPVTNINAPALSQEVKKEVQAPKAESETDKIADVIKGGSLWVIIVSFFGFGILLSLTPCVFPMIPIISSVILAQGKGMGAKKAFLLSLVYVLSMAVAYTIAGVLAGLFGANLQVAFQTPWIITAFALIFVLLSLSMFDVYELQIPNFIQSRISKLSGQRSGVIGIAIMGFLSALIVGPCVAAPLAGALIYIGQTGDALLGGIALFSLSIGMGVPLLVVGTTSGKFMPKPGMWMDVIKAVFGVMLLGIAIWMMGRVLDENTTLLLWGGLAVFVAVNMNALEPLGIHPSWSSRANVKALGIMILLYGFALLVGGMAGAKELLHPLDPFVTQVQASTIVPSQHKKFEKITSIEELDAIVSKNKGTKILVDFSAAWCTACKEYEEKTFSVEAVKTAMDKYVLVQVDVTANDEVSKAISEKYGIFGPPAILFFDDKGVQNKEATIIGFKEASEFLKHIEGIK; encoded by the coding sequence ATGCGTTTTTTATTTTTGCTTATTTTTTCGTTATCACTCTATGGATTTGGATTTTTACAGCCTGAAGAGGCGTTTAAACCCAAAATTTCAGTGGTTGATGATGATACCGTTTCGATTAAGATTGAGTTAGGGGATAAAATCTATCTCTATAAAGATAAACTCAAAATCGAAGATGCCGATCCAAAAGATGGTATTGAGTTTACAAAAGTTTCCAATACGACGAAAACCGTCGATCATGAGGGTGAAAGTGTCTACGAAGAATCTCCGCTCATTAGAATCGATTTAGGGAAAAAAGGGGAGGTAAGCGGAGAAAAAAAACTTCGAGTTAAACTCTCGTTTCAAGGGTGCTCGCTTGCAGGGTTGTGTTACGAACCACAGCAAATTGTTTTGGAAATACCCATTAATGCCGATAAATTAACACCAGTGACCAACATTAATGCTCCTGCTCTTTCTCAAGAGGTAAAAAAAGAGGTTCAAGCACCTAAGGCTGAATCTGAAACCGATAAAATCGCTGATGTTATCAAGGGGGGGAGTCTTTGGGTAATTATTGTGAGCTTTTTCGGGTTTGGTATTCTCCTTTCACTCACTCCGTGTGTATTCCCGATGATACCGATTATCTCTTCGGTTATTCTAGCCCAAGGCAAAGGAATGGGGGCAAAAAAAGCATTTTTGCTCTCACTCGTCTATGTGTTGTCGATGGCGGTTGCCTATACTATCGCAGGGGTGTTGGCGGGGCTTTTCGGAGCAAATCTTCAAGTTGCGTTTCAAACACCGTGGATTATTACCGCATTTGCTCTCATTTTTGTACTACTATCATTATCAATGTTTGATGTGTATGAACTCCAAATTCCCAACTTCATCCAATCACGTATCTCTAAGCTTAGTGGTCAACGCAGTGGTGTCATCGGAATTGCGATTATGGGCTTTTTGTCGGCATTAATCGTAGGTCCGTGTGTGGCAGCTCCTTTGGCGGGTGCATTAATCTATATCGGTCAAACGGGTGATGCATTGCTCGGAGGAATTGCACTCTTTTCACTCTCTATCGGTATGGGTGTTCCATTATTGGTAGTTGGGACGACATCGGGTAAATTTATGCCGAAACCGGGGATGTGGATGGATGTCATCAAAGCGGTGTTTGGTGTCATGTTGCTGGGGATTGCTATTTGGATGATGGGTCGCGTGTTGGATGAAAATACGACGTTATTGTTATGGGGTGGATTAGCGGTTTTTGTGGCGGTCAATATGAACGCACTCGAACCGTTAGGTATCCATCCATCATGGAGTTCACGTGCCAATGTAAAAGCTTTGGGTATTATGATTTTGTTATATGGTTTTGCTCTATTAGTAGGGGGAATGGCAGGAGCAAAAGAACTTTTGCACCCTTTGGATCCGTTTGTAACACAAGTACAAGCATCCACGATTGTTCCGAGTCAACATAAAAAATTTGAGAAAATCACCTCAATAGAAGAACTGGATGCCATTGTGAGTAAGAACAAAGGTACAAAAATCTTAGTTGATTTTTCTGCCGCTTGGTGCACTGCTTGTAAAGAGTACGAAGAGAAAACATTCAGCGTCGAAGCGGTAAAAACAGCTATGGATAAGTATGTTTTAGTCCAAGTCGATGTAACGGCTAACGATGAAGTGTCCAAAGCGATTAGTGAAAAATACGGCATTTTCGGACCTCCTGCTATTTTGTTTTTTGATGATAAAGGGGTGCAAAATAAAGAAGCAACCATTATTGGATTTAAAGAAGCGAGTGAATTTTTAAAACACATCGAGGGGATCAAATGA
- a CDS encoding thioredoxin family protein encodes MRKIVLGLALLVSCAFAEIQWASSYDSALAQAKKEHKNVMVMLSRENCPACEYMDGVVFEEKVVADAIVKSYIPVHIDIHKDFLPDGLGYIGTPTFHFLDANGKKIGRYDGAANIPNFMGILGKYKK; translated from the coding sequence ATGAGAAAAATAGTTTTAGGATTAGCACTATTAGTTTCGTGTGCATTTGCAGAGATACAATGGGCATCATCGTATGATTCTGCATTGGCTCAAGCGAAAAAAGAGCATAAAAATGTGATGGTGATGCTCTCACGTGAGAATTGTCCTGCTTGTGAATATATGGATGGTGTTGTCTTTGAAGAGAAAGTAGTAGCCGATGCTATCGTTAAATCGTATATTCCCGTCCATATCGATATCCATAAAGATTTTCTTCCAGATGGCCTTGGATATATCGGAACCCCGACGTTTCATTTCCTTGACGCTAACGGCAAAAAAATCGGTCGTTATGACGGTGCGGCGAATATCCCGAATTTTATGGGAATATTGGGTAAATATAAAAAATAA
- a CDS encoding hemerythrin family protein, translating into MSQLPDALKVGVDSIDQRHEEFYTLYETLKNTPDSEFLVAFDAVILHTQNHFAEEEADMELIVYPNKAEHKQEHQKALDEMNYFREKASSGKLIFAKGYVKERLGDWLRNHLLNMDSDLARVITQNL; encoded by the coding sequence ATGTCACAGTTACCGGATGCTCTAAAAGTGGGTGTGGACTCTATCGATCAGCGACACGAAGAGTTTTATACCCTCTATGAAACCCTCAAAAATACTCCTGATAGTGAGTTTCTAGTAGCTTTTGATGCCGTTATTCTCCACACACAAAACCATTTTGCCGAAGAAGAGGCAGATATGGAACTCATCGTTTATCCCAACAAAGCAGAACATAAACAAGAACACCAAAAAGCATTGGATGAGATGAACTATTTCAGAGAGAAAGCTTCAAGCGGTAAACTGATATTTGCCAAAGGGTATGTTAAAGAGCGTTTGGGAGATTGGTTGCGTAACCATTTGCTCAATATGGATAGCGATTTGGCTCGTGTGATTACCCAAAACCTCTAA
- the lpxB gene encoding lipid-A-disaccharide synthase, producing the protein MKLLISALEHSANVHLRYLLKELGDDVQLNGIFDASLGESIIDLRSTAIMGFVDALTKLPFFFRLKDQMVELAEDADKVLLIDSSGFNLPLAKAIRKRYPDKEIIYYILPQAWAWKKKRIPVLEKTITRLCSILPFEPSYYSPTAPIEYVGHPLLDEITVHKTSLAPSGIITFMPGSRPGEIRKLMGIFREVREKIECTAMLVIPPHFSEEKIEELYGDISAFTITHDAHATLSQSDFAFICSGTATLEASLIRTPFALVYIAKKLDYMIGRALIKLEYAGLGNLLFMHEYHRPLHPEFIQDAVTAENLYNCYIQMDREQFFNDSALLHTLLKSGSAQRVAHLLKETHD; encoded by the coding sequence ATGAAACTCTTAATCTCCGCACTCGAACACTCCGCCAATGTCCATTTACGCTATCTTCTCAAAGAGTTAGGAGATGATGTTCAACTCAACGGTATTTTTGATGCCTCTTTAGGGGAAAGTATCATCGATTTGCGTTCAACCGCTATTATGGGGTTTGTCGATGCACTTACCAAACTCCCCTTTTTCTTCAGACTCAAAGATCAGATGGTGGAGTTAGCAGAAGATGCAGACAAAGTGTTGTTGATTGATTCTTCAGGATTTAATCTCCCCTTGGCCAAAGCCATCCGTAAACGTTATCCTGACAAAGAAATCATCTATTACATCCTCCCCCAAGCATGGGCATGGAAGAAAAAACGGATTCCTGTACTCGAAAAAACAATCACTCGGCTCTGCTCTATCCTCCCGTTTGAACCAAGCTACTATTCTCCTACTGCTCCTATTGAATACGTCGGACATCCATTACTCGATGAGATAACGGTACACAAAACATCTCTCGCACCAAGTGGAATCATCACCTTTATGCCCGGAAGCCGTCCGGGAGAGATACGAAAACTGATGGGAATTTTTAGAGAGGTGCGGGAGAAAATTGAATGTACCGCGATGCTTGTCATCCCTCCCCATTTTAGTGAAGAAAAAATCGAAGAGCTCTATGGAGACATCAGTGCATTTACCATCACGCACGATGCCCACGCCACCCTCTCGCAATCTGATTTTGCCTTTATCTGTAGCGGAACGGCAACTCTCGAAGCATCACTCATCCGTACCCCCTTCGCCCTCGTCTACATCGCTAAAAAACTCGATTACATGATCGGACGAGCACTAATTAAACTCGAATACGCTGGCTTGGGAAATCTCCTTTTTATGCACGAATACCACCGTCCTCTCCACCCTGAATTTATTCAAGATGCAGTAACGGCAGAAAATCTGTATAATTGCTATATTCAAATGGATAGAGAACAATTTTTTAACGATTCGGCACTGTTGCATACGCTTCTAAAATCAGGAAGTGCACAACGGGTCGCTCACTTACTCAAGGAAACACATGATTAG
- a CDS encoding cytochrome c, translating to MRFFILVFSYTLWLFAVPSPYEMGKKLYFSKGCNGCHGINAGGTNLYPPLAYRRKAFLEYKLKRLRSKQGDTQLAQMMIPFAMALNDTQIDQLTTFLSEFHEQSKKKYAPDDSNTGDGSS from the coding sequence GTGCGTTTTTTTATTCTCGTTTTTAGTTATACACTTTGGTTATTTGCTGTACCCTCACCGTATGAGATGGGAAAAAAACTCTATTTTTCCAAAGGGTGTAACGGATGCCACGGTATTAATGCCGGTGGGACAAATCTCTACCCTCCCCTCGCCTATCGCCGCAAAGCTTTCTTAGAGTACAAACTAAAACGACTCCGTTCGAAACAAGGAGATACCCAATTGGCTCAAATGATGATCCCTTTTGCTATGGCATTAAACGATACACAAATCGATCAACTCACCACCTTTTTAAGTGAGTTTCATGAGCAAAGCAAAAAGAAATATGCTCCCGATGATTCTAATACCGGAGATGGCAGTTCATGA
- a CDS encoding amidohydrolase family protein — translation MVITNALICDAHSEIKSDVRIENGVIVEIGQSLHDDVMIDGSGCYLLPGLVDTDVRLKDSQLSRTNLEKLSRRALSGGVSTVVLASDTTPRIDNVITLEFVQQHRNLKNGALIESTVSALNESGTLSNIAIMLTKGCVAVHTSTIADYNLITRIAQYVKMANKSLFYKAEEKSFVESGVMADGSVATKLGLPGISPLSEIVHVASMIEIARHFGIKIVFKSITEPRSVELISEARKFGIDVMCEVSIHHLFKNDTACIGFDTDAKINPPLVNEAKRLELVDALRRGDIHSLTSLHQPNSDIYKDITFYDAHVGTTSIAEYLPLLYTYLIETDIINMSKLVEVASRTPSEQIGADKGIIAVGNSADLILFDPRNTTRVEHHHSLYKNETLKGKVVMAICRGEVTKF, via the coding sequence ATGGTTATTACGAATGCACTCATTTGTGATGCACATTCAGAGATTAAAAGTGATGTTCGAATTGAGAATGGGGTGATTGTTGAAATAGGGCAATCGCTTCATGATGATGTAATGATTGATGGTTCGGGGTGTTATCTTCTTCCGGGGCTTGTTGATACCGATGTCAGACTTAAAGATTCACAACTTAGCCGTACTAACCTCGAAAAACTTTCACGCCGCGCTCTCAGTGGCGGGGTAAGTACGGTTGTACTCGCCAGTGATACAACACCGCGTATTGATAATGTAATTACATTAGAATTCGTTCAACAACACCGCAACCTTAAAAACGGAGCTTTGATTGAATCCACAGTGAGTGCTTTGAATGAATCGGGTACGTTAAGTAATATTGCGATTATGCTCACAAAAGGGTGTGTTGCTGTCCATACATCGACAATAGCCGATTATAACCTGATTACTCGGATTGCCCAGTATGTGAAAATGGCGAATAAATCGCTTTTTTATAAAGCTGAGGAAAAAAGTTTTGTAGAGAGCGGTGTGATGGCGGATGGCTCTGTCGCAACCAAACTGGGATTACCGGGGATATCTCCCCTCTCCGAGATTGTCCACGTCGCTTCCATGATTGAGATAGCGCGTCATTTCGGGATTAAAATTGTCTTTAAAAGTATTACCGAGCCTCGTTCCGTTGAGCTGATTAGCGAAGCGCGTAAATTTGGTATCGATGTAATGTGTGAAGTCTCTATCCACCATCTGTTTAAAAATGATACGGCGTGCATAGGATTCGATACCGATGCCAAAATCAATCCTCCGCTCGTCAATGAAGCCAAACGGTTAGAACTGGTCGATGCACTACGCCGAGGGGATATTCACTCACTCACATCATTGCATCAACCAAACTCCGATATTTATAAAGATATCACCTTTTACGATGCCCATGTGGGGACAACATCGATTGCAGAGTATTTACCATTACTCTATACCTATCTTATAGAAACAGATATCATCAATATGTCAAAATTAGTAGAGGTAGCATCACGTACTCCATCAGAACAGATTGGGGCAGATAAAGGGATAATCGCAGTAGGAAATAGTGCTGATTTAATCCTTTTTGATCCACGTAATACTACCCGAGTAGAGCATCACCACTCATTGTATAAAAATGAAACGTTGAAAGGGAAAGTTGTGATGGCGATTTGCCGAGGGGAAGTGACGAAGTTTTAA
- a CDS encoding chorismate mutase: protein MKTEDCQSLEELRRYIDQLDDQIVELIATRNAYVKQAAKFKQSIDEIKGDERMEAVMDRVRNRAMEFGVSPNLLTKLYKIMIDEMVEAEIAEFRNAKSL, encoded by the coding sequence ATGAAAACTGAAGATTGTCAAAGTTTAGAAGAACTCCGTAGATATATTGACCAATTAGATGACCAAATTGTTGAGCTTATTGCTACACGAAATGCTTATGTTAAACAAGCGGCAAAGTTTAAACAATCTATCGACGAGATCAAAGGAGATGAGCGGATGGAAGCGGTGATGGATCGTGTCCGTAATCGTGCCATGGAATTTGGAGTATCCCCAAATTTATTAACAAAACTTTATAAAATTATGATTGATGAGATGGTGGAAGCAGAGATAGCAGAATTTAGGAATGCGAAGTCACTTTAA
- a CDS encoding FAD/NAD(P)-binding oxidoreductase translates to MNISRRDLFKFAGLSAAAAAVSGCSTKAFDPLPAKAAAPASVMLGKHQVVVIGGGFGGLTVAKELKKIDPKFDVAIIEKNDSFMSCPFSNCNLGGIQGVNLGTLTHDYSQAVEANGYGMLTAVVTGIDRVNKIVYTSKGSVVYDILVLAPGIDYNYKGQFPTWDAAKIAKAKRLTPAALVPGGEHIALDRMVKNMEDGDVVITVPAGKYRCPPAPFERASMIANYMKKEGIKGKVIILNETAEVAKGAAFKETWKDLYAGVVEHMDNCKIVDVDFAKKEITYVQTVFASKDDTEGVKTTKTQKYGIFNFIPHNMSNPVIEMSGVATTADGFKKVKMATSAEKPVSFQTATDTSVYAVGDVVGHKIPPSGQSAIWSGKECAKEIAHVLHGKSYSVASALPYKSANVCYSMVNGNPEEAIMVNHEFMVDGPVIGSKGSVPKGDTVNDKFRSTGLGKATHDWYKGAMRDLFS, encoded by the coding sequence ATGAACATTTCAAGACGTGATTTATTTAAGTTTGCAGGACTTAGTGCTGCAGCTGCCGCAGTCAGCGGATGTAGTACTAAAGCATTTGATCCACTTCCCGCGAAAGCAGCAGCACCTGCTAGTGTTATGCTCGGTAAGCATCAAGTAGTTGTTATTGGTGGTGGTTTCGGTGGTTTGACAGTTGCCAAAGAACTCAAAAAGATTGATCCTAAATTTGATGTTGCGATTATTGAAAAAAATGATAGTTTTATGTCATGCCCATTCTCAAACTGTAATCTTGGTGGAATCCAAGGTGTTAACCTTGGTACATTAACACATGACTATTCTCAAGCAGTTGAGGCAAATGGTTATGGTATGTTGACGGCAGTCGTTACAGGGATCGATCGCGTAAACAAAATCGTGTATACCTCTAAAGGTTCAGTAGTGTACGACATCTTGGTTTTGGCTCCAGGTATTGATTACAATTACAAAGGACAATTTCCAACATGGGATGCGGCAAAAATTGCAAAAGCTAAACGTTTAACTCCAGCTGCATTGGTTCCGGGTGGCGAGCATATCGCATTGGATCGTATGGTTAAAAACATGGAAGATGGTGATGTAGTTATTACTGTACCGGCAGGTAAATACCGTTGTCCTCCTGCACCGTTTGAGCGTGCAAGTATGATTGCTAACTACATGAAAAAAGAGGGGATTAAAGGTAAGGTAATTATCTTGAATGAAACTGCTGAAGTAGCAAAAGGGGCAGCATTTAAAGAAACTTGGAAAGATCTCTATGCCGGTGTTGTTGAGCACATGGATAACTGTAAAATTGTAGATGTTGATTTTGCTAAGAAAGAGATTACTTACGTTCAAACAGTTTTTGCTAGTAAAGATGATACAGAAGGTGTTAAAACAACCAAAACACAAAAATACGGTATTTTCAATTTCATTCCACACAATATGTCTAATCCGGTCATTGAAATGTCAGGTGTTGCTACTACTGCTGATGGATTCAAAAAAGTTAAAATGGCAACAAGTGCTGAAAAACCGGTTTCATTTCAAACAGCTACAGATACGTCTGTATATGCAGTTGGTGATGTTGTTGGTCATAAAATTCCACCAAGTGGTCAATCAGCTATTTGGTCAGGTAAAGAGTGTGCAAAAGAGATCGCTCACGTCCTTCATGGTAAATCGTACAGTGTTGCCTCAGCTCTTCCGTATAAAAGTGCAAACGTATGTTACTCAATGGTAAATGGCAATCCTGAAGAAGCTATCATGGTTAATCATGAATTTATGGTTGACGGTCCGGTTATCGGAAGTAAAGGGTCTGTTCCAAAAGGGGATACAGTTAACGACAAATTTCGCTCAACTGGTCTAGGAAAAGCAACGCACGATTGGTACAAAGGTGCTATGAGAGATTTGTTTAGTTAA
- a CDS encoding Rieske 2Fe-2S domain-containing protein: MDRRNFLKVIAGATVIAVNPSLIKGTLYAADGTLYQAYEKAQLVDGAGKPIKATTLEKEVTYIFNYPYASTPCMLINLPNSTNKDVDLSSENGEKYIWKSGVGKERTVVAYSAICAHQLTHPTPADSFIAYVPLAKKTMAYEKSGVIVCSSHLSAYDAAAGAKVLGGAATQPLASVVLEVASDDTIWAVGVLGSDKFQDYFKSFKPELKQFYNGPAEAKKLVSISAKTVKLTEFSKELIQY; the protein is encoded by the coding sequence ATGGATAGAAGAAATTTTTTAAAAGTCATTGCTGGAGCAACAGTTATTGCAGTCAATCCTTCATTGATTAAAGGGACCCTTTATGCGGCTGATGGTACGTTATATCAAGCGTATGAGAAAGCTCAATTAGTAGATGGAGCAGGAAAGCCTATCAAAGCTACTACACTCGAAAAAGAGGTAACCTATATTTTTAACTACCCGTATGCTTCAACTCCTTGTATGTTGATTAATCTTCCAAACTCTACTAATAAAGATGTTGATCTAAGTTCTGAAAATGGGGAAAAGTATATTTGGAAAAGTGGAGTAGGTAAAGAGCGTACAGTTGTAGCATACAGTGCAATTTGTGCACATCAGTTGACACATCCTACCCCAGCTGATAGTTTTATCGCTTATGTGCCATTAGCTAAAAAAACAATGGCATATGAAAAAAGTGGTGTTATTGTTTGTTCGTCTCACCTCTCTGCTTACGATGCTGCTGCCGGTGCTAAAGTTTTAGGTGGTGCAGCAACGCAACCGCTCGCTTCAGTTGTATTGGAAGTAGCATCGGATGATACTATCTGGGCCGTTGGAGTTTTAGGTTCGGATAAATTTCAAGACTATTTTAAATCATTTAAACCAGAGCTTAAACAGTTTTATAATGGTCCGGCAGAAGCAAAAAAACTTGTCTCTATTTCGGCTAAAACCGTTAAACTTACTGAGTTTTCAAAAGAATTGATTCAATACTAA
- a CDS encoding B12-binding domain-containing radical SAM protein produces the protein MSTILLTTLNARYAHSALGLRYLYANLHEYQNDALIVEFTINEQIQTIAEEILKHSPRIIGISVYIWNASETAQLIEILKKVSPEIIIVLGGPEAGHLPHRVDFSKADYIISGEGEVAFYELCKEILSSRHSREGGNLARHPELDSGSSISSESHPKEKSWIPAFAGMTKGKPHFIKAPMVDLKSITMPYRAYSDEDIANRTLYVEASRGCPFECEFCLSSIDEKVRNFPLDELLEEFETLWQRGARSFKFIDRTFNLNMTFANRILDFFLSKEPPYFAHFEVIPDHFPDVLKEKIARFPAGSLQLEIGIQTLDPVIAKGINRPLRVEKIYENIRFLENETSSHMHLDLIVGLPGETLEGFGRNLDKLVSLTHSEIQIGILKNLSGTTLSRHDKEHGMIYSDTPPYDILQNNLLSFEQIQKMKRFARFWDIFYNSGSFDKTVKLLWIATTMPRSDETSVFKSFYAFSEWIYTQTLSTWKISLERQIMLLHTYLLQYHEKENVEEALIDDLAKRPEKTIPFFLRQSSHTMHQKNEKSITPKRQEKRV, from the coding sequence ATGAGTACTATTTTACTCACCACTCTCAATGCCCGATATGCCCACAGCGCACTTGGACTTCGCTATCTCTATGCCAATCTCCATGAATACCAAAACGATGCACTAATCGTTGAATTTACTATCAATGAACAAATCCAAACCATCGCGGAAGAGATTCTCAAACACTCTCCACGTATCATTGGGATCAGTGTCTATATCTGGAATGCATCGGAAACCGCTCAACTCATCGAGATACTCAAAAAAGTCTCACCCGAAATCATCATCGTCCTCGGTGGCCCTGAAGCGGGACATCTTCCCCACCGTGTTGATTTTTCAAAAGCTGACTATATCATCAGTGGCGAGGGGGAGGTGGCATTTTATGAGTTGTGTAAGGAGATATTATCCTCTCGTCATTCCCGCGAAGGCGGGAATCTAGCTCGTCATCCTGAACTTGATTCAGGATCTAGCATCTCTTCTGAAAGCCATCCCAAAGAAAAAAGCTGGATTCCCGCCTTCGCGGGAATGACGAAGGGAAAGCCCCATTTCATCAAAGCCCCTATGGTTGATCTCAAATCCATTACCATGCCCTACCGTGCCTACAGTGATGAAGATATTGCCAACCGCACCCTCTACGTCGAAGCATCACGCGGCTGTCCCTTCGAGTGTGAGTTTTGCCTCTCCTCCATCGATGAAAAAGTGCGTAATTTTCCCCTCGATGAACTGCTCGAAGAGTTTGAAACACTTTGGCAACGGGGTGCACGAAGTTTCAAATTCATCGACCGTACCTTCAATCTCAATATGACCTTTGCTAACCGTATTTTGGACTTTTTTCTCTCTAAAGAGCCCCCCTACTTTGCCCATTTCGAAGTGATACCCGATCATTTCCCCGATGTACTCAAAGAAAAAATTGCCCGATTCCCCGCAGGTTCATTGCAACTCGAAATCGGTATTCAAACACTCGATCCTGTGATAGCTAAAGGGATAAACCGCCCCTTACGTGTCGAAAAAATCTATGAGAACATCCGCTTTTTAGAAAATGAGACCTCCTCACACATGCACCTCGATCTCATCGTCGGATTACCGGGTGAAACATTAGAGGGATTCGGTCGTAATCTGGATAAGCTTGTCTCTCTCACCCACAGTGAAATCCAAATCGGCATCTTGAAAAATCTCTCAGGAACCACCCTATCACGGCATGATAAAGAGCACGGGATGATTTATAGCGACACACCTCCCTACGATATCCTCCAAAACAATCTGCTCAGTTTTGAGCAGATACAAAAGATGAAACGATTCGCACGATTTTGGGATATTTTTTACAATAGCGGGAGTTTTGATAAAACTGTAAAATTATTGTGGATTGCCACGACTATGCCTCGCAGTGACGAAACAAGTGTCTTTAAAAGCTTCTACGCCTTCAGCGAATGGATCTATACCCAAACCCTATCCACATGGAAAATATCATTAGAACGCCAAATTATGCTATTACACACCTATCTCCTCCAATACCATGAAAAAGAGAACGTTGAAGAAGCATTAATCGACGATTTAGCAAAACGCCCTGAAAAAACGATCCCGTTTTTCTTGAGACAATCATCACACACAATGCATCAAAAAAATGAAAAGAGTATTACGCCAAAACGGCAAGAAAAAAGAGTCTAA